The Caballeronia sp. Lep1P3 genome window below encodes:
- a CDS encoding TetR/AcrR family transcriptional regulator, with amino-acid sequence MRLFRDALFRIRTLTRSSGDLSKAPSRRQARTDAATAEQQLLDAAQALFYRDGIRAVGVDAVVERAGVNKMSLYRRFASKDELVVAYLERMDDGFRRRFEASVAKHPGEPAKQLVQALEDLVKRASAPDYRGCPFVNVACEFGDPAHPARQLVERNKHFLMTRLTDISREAGARNPAELAESLALLVDGIYATSQTYGPGSGPLRAAPRIARTLIDAACAPDPAQHAIQENS; translated from the coding sequence ATGCGTCTTTTCCGCGACGCACTTTTTAGGATTCGAACTTTGACACGATCATCCGGCGACTTGTCGAAAGCCCCTTCCCGCCGGCAGGCGCGCACCGATGCCGCGACTGCCGAGCAACAACTGCTCGACGCGGCGCAGGCGCTCTTCTATCGGGATGGCATCCGCGCGGTCGGCGTCGATGCCGTCGTCGAACGCGCGGGCGTCAACAAGATGAGTCTTTATCGGCGCTTTGCGTCGAAGGACGAGCTTGTCGTCGCGTATCTGGAACGCATGGACGACGGCTTCCGGCGGCGTTTCGAGGCGAGCGTCGCGAAGCATCCCGGCGAGCCGGCGAAGCAGCTCGTCCAGGCGCTCGAAGACCTCGTGAAACGCGCGTCGGCGCCCGATTACCGTGGCTGTCCTTTCGTCAACGTCGCGTGCGAATTCGGCGACCCGGCGCATCCGGCGCGGCAGCTCGTCGAGCGCAACAAGCACTTTCTGATGACGCGTCTCACCGATATTTCGCGCGAAGCCGGCGCAAGGAATCCGGCGGAACTGGCAGAATCGCTGGCGCTGCTCGTCGACGGCATCTACGCGACGAGCCAGACTTACGGGCCGGGTTCCGGGCCGCTGCGGGCGGCGCCGCGCATCGCGCGCACGCTCATCGATGCAGCGTGCGCGCCGGACCCCGCCCAGCACGCCATTCAGGAAAACTCATGA
- a CDS encoding nitroreductase family protein, with translation MSAKPAPTDVDIHELIAGRWSPRAFADKPVDRAHLRRLLEAARWAPSSNNLQPWRFIVFDRHRDEAVFLRAFETLAPSNQNWNATVPVLICVTASTLTPKGEPNRTATYDTGAAAMALVLQAHATGLATHQMGGFDRDAFRAAFSVPEDAQLIAMIAIGHHGDASLLDEALREREAAPRARRALGETAFEGAWGTAFD, from the coding sequence ATGAGTGCCAAACCCGCTCCGACCGATGTCGACATCCACGAACTGATCGCCGGCCGCTGGAGCCCGCGCGCGTTCGCCGACAAGCCCGTGGACCGCGCGCACTTGCGTCGACTGCTGGAAGCGGCGCGCTGGGCGCCGTCGTCGAACAACCTGCAGCCTTGGCGGTTCATCGTGTTCGACCGGCATCGCGACGAAGCGGTGTTTCTGCGCGCATTCGAAACGCTCGCGCCGTCGAATCAAAACTGGAACGCGACGGTGCCGGTGCTGATCTGCGTGACGGCGTCGACGCTCACGCCCAAGGGCGAGCCCAACCGCACCGCCACTTACGACACCGGCGCTGCCGCGATGGCGCTCGTGCTCCAGGCGCACGCGACGGGCCTCGCGACGCATCAGATGGGCGGCTTCGACCGCGACGCGTTCCGCGCGGCATTCTCGGTTCCCGAGGACGCGCAGCTCATCGCGATGATCGCGATCGGGCATCACGGCGACGCGAGTCTGCTCGACGAAGCGCTGCGCGAGCGCGAAGCCGCGCCGCGAGCCCGTCGCGCGCTCGGCGAAACCGCGTTCGAAGGCGCGTGGGGAACCGCGTTCGACTGA
- a CDS encoding MFS transporter, whose protein sequence is MNETTAPQAHRSSKGPGDAAGVIETDLPGRLDRLPWGRFHTLIVFALGITWLLDGLEVTLAGAVASALKASPALRFSNADVGFGGSAYIAGAVIGALGFGWLTDRLGRRKLFFITLFLYVAATAATAFSWDLASFVLFRFLTGAGIGGEYTAINSTIQEFTPARLRGWTDLAINGTFWIGAGIGAAGSLVLLDPGLLPPDWGWRACFLIGAALGLTILFMRMWVPESPRWLITHNRADEARQIVEEIEAHFREHGVTVPDTPVKPLRLHAREHTPLSEVAHTLFNVHRRRSLVGLVLMTAQAFFYNAIFFTYALVLTDFYNVPGDRIGWYVLPFAAGNFLGPVLLGKLFDVLGRRRMIAFTYAVSGVLLTVSGWMFVHGMLSVTTQTVAWMVIFFFASAAASSAYLTVSETFPLEIRALAIAVFYAFGTALGGIIGPTLFGQLIDTHERGAVFVGYLIGSVLMIAAAVVAGIWGVAAERKSLEDVARPLSAADEG, encoded by the coding sequence ATGAACGAAACCACTGCACCGCAAGCGCATCGTTCGTCCAAGGGGCCGGGCGACGCAGCCGGCGTCATCGAGACGGATTTGCCTGGACGCCTCGATCGCCTGCCGTGGGGCCGGTTTCACACGCTGATCGTGTTTGCGCTCGGCATCACCTGGCTGCTCGACGGACTCGAAGTGACGCTGGCCGGCGCCGTCGCGAGCGCGCTCAAGGCAAGTCCCGCGCTGCGCTTTTCGAATGCGGACGTGGGCTTCGGCGGGAGCGCGTATATCGCGGGCGCGGTGATCGGCGCGCTCGGATTCGGCTGGCTCACGGACCGGCTCGGCCGCCGCAAGCTCTTCTTCATTACGCTCTTTCTCTACGTCGCCGCGACCGCCGCGACCGCTTTTTCGTGGGATCTCGCGTCGTTCGTGCTCTTCCGGTTCCTGACGGGCGCGGGCATCGGCGGCGAGTACACGGCAATCAACTCGACGATCCAGGAATTCACGCCCGCCCGCTTGCGCGGCTGGACGGACCTCGCGATCAACGGCACGTTCTGGATCGGCGCGGGCATCGGCGCGGCCGGCTCGCTCGTCCTGCTCGATCCCGGCCTGCTGCCGCCGGACTGGGGATGGCGCGCGTGCTTTCTCATCGGCGCGGCGCTCGGCTTAACCATTCTCTTCATGCGGATGTGGGTGCCGGAAAGCCCGCGCTGGCTCATTACGCACAACCGCGCGGACGAAGCGCGTCAAATCGTCGAGGAAATCGAGGCGCATTTCCGTGAGCATGGCGTGACCGTGCCCGACACGCCCGTCAAGCCGTTGCGCCTGCACGCGCGCGAACACACGCCGTTGTCCGAGGTCGCGCATACGCTTTTCAACGTACATCGGCGGCGCTCGCTCGTCGGACTCGTGCTGATGACCGCGCAAGCCTTCTTCTACAACGCGATCTTTTTCACCTACGCGCTAGTGCTGACGGACTTCTATAACGTACCGGGCGATCGCATAGGCTGGTACGTGCTGCCGTTCGCCGCGGGCAATTTCCTCGGTCCGGTGCTGCTCGGCAAGCTCTTCGACGTGCTGGGCCGCCGCCGGATGATCGCGTTCACTTACGCCGTGTCGGGCGTGCTGCTGACCGTGAGCGGCTGGATGTTCGTGCACGGCATGCTTTCCGTGACGACGCAGACCGTCGCGTGGATGGTGATTTTCTTCTTCGCGTCGGCGGCGGCGAGTTCGGCGTATCTGACGGTGAGCGAGACGTTCCCGCTGGAGATCCGCGCGCTCGCGATCGCCGTCTTCTATGCGTTCGGCACGGCGCTCGGCGGCATCATCGGGCCGACGCTTTTCGGGCAACTCATCGACACGCACGAGCGCGGCGCGGTCTTCGTCGGCTATTTGATCGGCTCGGTGCTGATGATCGCGGCGGCGGTCGTCGCGGGCATCTGGGGCGTCGCGGCCGAGCGCAAGTCGCTGGAGGATGTGGCGCGGCCACTCTCCGCCGCCGACGAAGGGTAA
- a CDS encoding MFS transporter, translating into MNWVARRLNGRVHYGWIAVGVVFLVLLAAAGTRATPSVMMLPLEKDFGWSRGTISLAISVNLALYGLTGPFAAAAMQRFGVRPTLLGALATLAAGVCISSMMTAPWQMVLVWGVMVGSATGVAALTLSATVVNRWFTTHRGLAMGILTASSATGQLVFLPFLASLSEHHGWRPVVFVVAAATALVLPLVAWLLPERPADLALRPVGETAQASASATGAPKNPIKVAFGALASASKTRDFWLLFFSFFVCGASTNGYVGTHLIAMCSDYGMTQVQGATLLAAMGIFDLFGTTLSGWLSDRFNARILLFWYYGLRGLSLIYLPYAFGIDFFGLPLFAVFYGLDWIATVPPTVRLATDVYGKESAPIVFGWVVAGHQLGAAFAALGGGMLRSSLGSYTVATMISGGLCLVAAVAVLRINRARRALGVPVT; encoded by the coding sequence ATGAACTGGGTGGCGAGGCGGCTGAATGGCCGGGTGCATTACGGATGGATCGCGGTGGGCGTCGTGTTTCTCGTGTTGCTCGCGGCGGCCGGCACGCGCGCGACGCCGAGCGTGATGATGCTTCCGCTCGAGAAGGACTTCGGCTGGTCGCGCGGCACGATTTCGCTCGCCATTTCCGTCAACCTCGCGCTCTACGGCCTGACCGGGCCCTTCGCCGCCGCCGCGATGCAGCGCTTTGGCGTGCGCCCGACCTTGCTCGGCGCGCTCGCGACGCTGGCGGCGGGCGTCTGCATTTCGTCGATGATGACGGCGCCCTGGCAAATGGTGCTCGTCTGGGGCGTGATGGTCGGCAGCGCGACGGGCGTCGCGGCGCTGACGCTTTCGGCGACGGTCGTGAATCGCTGGTTCACGACGCATCGCGGGTTGGCGATGGGCATTCTCACCGCGAGTTCGGCGACCGGCCAGCTTGTGTTCCTGCCGTTTCTCGCGTCGCTTTCAGAGCATCACGGTTGGCGCCCGGTGGTGTTCGTCGTCGCGGCGGCGACCGCGCTTGTTTTGCCGCTCGTCGCGTGGCTGTTGCCGGAGCGTCCCGCCGATCTCGCGCTGCGTCCCGTCGGCGAAACGGCGCAGGCGTCGGCAAGCGCAACCGGCGCGCCGAAGAATCCGATCAAGGTCGCGTTCGGCGCGCTCGCATCCGCGAGCAAGACGCGCGACTTCTGGCTGCTTTTCTTCAGCTTCTTCGTCTGCGGCGCGAGCACGAACGGCTATGTCGGCACGCACCTGATCGCCATGTGCTCCGACTACGGCATGACGCAGGTGCAAGGCGCCACGCTGCTCGCCGCGATGGGCATCTTCGACCTCTTCGGCACGACGCTCTCCGGCTGGCTCTCAGACCGCTTCAACGCGCGCATCCTGCTGTTCTGGTACTACGGCTTGCGCGGCCTGTCGCTGATCTATCTGCCGTATGCGTTCGGCATCGACTTCTTCGGTCTGCCGCTCTTCGCCGTGTTCTATGGCCTCGACTGGATCGCCACCGTTCCGCCGACCGTGCGCCTCGCCACCGACGTCTACGGCAAGGAATCCGCGCCGATCGTCTTCGGCTGGGTCGTGGCGGGGCATCAGCTCGGCGCGGCGTTCGCGGCGCTCGGCGGCGGCATGCTGCGCTCGAGCCTCGGCAGCTACACCGTCGCGACGATGATCTCGGGCGGACTGTGCCTCGTCGCGGCGGTCGCGGTGCTGCGCATCAATCGCGCGCGGCGTGCGCTCGGCGTGCCGGTGACGTGA
- a CDS encoding cold-shock protein, translating into METGTVKWFNDAKGFGFITPDGGGEDLFAHFSEIRIEGFKTLQENQKVTYEVKTGPKGKQAANIKPV; encoded by the coding sequence ATGGAAACCGGTACCGTCAAGTGGTTCAATGACGCAAAGGGCTTTGGCTTCATCACGCCGGACGGCGGCGGCGAAGACCTGTTCGCGCACTTCTCGGAAATCCGCATCGAAGGCTTCAAGACGCTTCAGGAAAACCAAAAGGTTACCTACGAAGTGAAGACTGGCCCGAAGGGCAAGCAAGCTGCGAACATCAAGCCGGTCTAA
- a CDS encoding UbiX family flavin prenyltransferase has product MQANAAAKRRLIVAITGATGAIYGVRLLETLRRMGGVETHLLVSSAGWLNIQHELDLDKAAVHALADVVHNVRDVGASIASGSFATDGMVVAPCSMRTLASIAHGFSDNLVTRAADVVLKERRRLVLLVRETPFNLAHLRNMTAVTEMGGIIFPPLPAFYQKPATIDEMVDHTVARVIDLFGIAQPVATAWQGMRGETD; this is encoded by the coding sequence TTGCAAGCGAACGCTGCCGCAAAGCGCCGGCTGATCGTCGCGATCACCGGCGCAACGGGCGCGATCTACGGCGTGCGTCTGCTCGAGACGTTGCGTCGTATGGGCGGCGTCGAAACGCATCTGCTCGTGTCCAGCGCCGGATGGCTCAACATTCAGCACGAACTCGACCTCGACAAAGCCGCGGTCCACGCGCTCGCGGATGTCGTCCATAACGTGCGCGATGTCGGCGCGAGCATCGCGTCGGGTTCCTTCGCCACGGACGGGATGGTCGTCGCGCCCTGCTCCATGCGAACGCTCGCGAGCATCGCGCACGGCTTTTCCGACAATCTCGTCACCCGCGCCGCCGATGTCGTATTGAAGGAGCGTCGCCGGCTCGTGCTGCTCGTGCGGGAAACGCCGTTCAATCTCGCGCATCTGCGCAATATGACAGCCGTCACCGAGATGGGCGGCATCATCTTTCCGCCGCTTCCCGCGTTTTATCAAAAGCCGGCGACGATCGACGAAATGGTCGATCACACCGTCGCGCGCGTCATCGATCTATTCGGCATCGCGCAGCCGGTCGCCACTGCGTGGCAAGGCATGCGCGGCGAAACCGACTGA
- a CDS encoding DUF1415 domain-containing protein, whose product MKHGSNRDDVIAAIQHWLTRAVIGLNLCPFAKSVHVKGQIRYVVSEARAVEDVVVELSQELRLLQESDPETVETTLFITPDAFADFDDYNDALFLAERLLDEMGLAGDLQIASFHPHYRFEGTEPDDIDNYTNRAPYPVFHLLREASIDRAVDAFPDAADIYERNIETLRRLGHDGFSAWMKNKS is encoded by the coding sequence ATGAAGCACGGAAGCAACCGCGACGACGTAATCGCGGCCATACAGCACTGGCTGACACGAGCGGTCATCGGACTCAATCTGTGTCCGTTCGCCAAAAGCGTTCACGTAAAGGGACAGATTCGCTATGTCGTGAGCGAAGCGCGCGCCGTGGAAGACGTGGTCGTGGAACTCTCGCAGGAACTGCGTCTCTTGCAGGAAAGCGATCCCGAGACCGTGGAAACGACGCTTTTCATCACGCCGGACGCGTTCGCCGACTTCGACGACTATAACGATGCCCTCTTTCTCGCCGAGCGCCTGCTCGACGAGATGGGGCTTGCCGGTGACTTGCAGATCGCGAGTTTTCATCCGCACTACCGCTTCGAAGGCACGGAGCCGGATGATATCGACAACTACACGAATCGCGCGCCGTATCCGGTCTTTCACTTGCTGCGCGAAGCAAGCATCGACCGCGCGGTGGATGCCTTTCCCGACGCCGCCGACATTTACGAGCGCAATATCGAAACGCTGCGCCGCCTCGGGCACGACGGCTTCAGCGCGTGGATGAAAAACAAGTCATAA
- a CDS encoding APC family permease: protein MKSSIQRNIGPWPLMLTGLGSIIGSGWLFGAWKASQIAGPAAICAWVIGAIVILAIALTYAELGAMFPESGGMVRYARYSHGALVGFVAAWANWIAIVSVIPIEAEASIQYMSTWPYEWTHALFVNKTLTTSGLALSALLVIVYFMLNYWGVKLFARANTAITVFKFVIPGATIAGLIFTGFHAENFGTVSNFAPYGWPAVLTAVATSGIVFSFNGFQSPVNLAGEARHPGRSVPFAVVGSILLALVIYVLLQIAYIGAVNPSDVMQGWHHFHFASPFAELALALNLNWLAVLLYVDAFVSPSGTGTTYMATTTRMIYAMERNNTMPKIFGNVHPLYGVPRQAMWFNLIVAFIFMFFFRGWDTLAAVISVATVISYLTGPVSLMALRRSAPDLDRPLRLPLMGVIAPFAFVCASLVLYWAKWPLTGQIILLMVVALPVYFYFQGKTGFAGWGRDLKAAWWMIGYLPSMAVMSLIGSKQFGGSGLLPYGWDMAAVAVMALLYYYWGVHTGYRSEYLDERESHDDILHEVGA from the coding sequence GTGAAGAGTTCGATACAGAGAAATATTGGGCCGTGGCCGCTCATGCTGACCGGCCTTGGGTCGATCATCGGTTCGGGGTGGCTGTTCGGCGCGTGGAAGGCGTCGCAGATCGCCGGGCCGGCCGCCATTTGCGCGTGGGTCATCGGCGCGATCGTGATCCTCGCCATCGCGCTGACTTATGCCGAACTGGGCGCCATGTTCCCCGAATCCGGCGGAATGGTGCGCTACGCGCGGTATTCGCACGGCGCGCTCGTTGGCTTCGTTGCGGCGTGGGCGAACTGGATCGCCATCGTTTCGGTCATTCCGATCGAAGCCGAGGCGTCCATCCAGTACATGAGCACGTGGCCGTATGAATGGACACATGCGCTTTTCGTCAACAAGACGCTCACGACGAGCGGGCTTGCGCTGTCCGCGCTGCTGGTCATCGTCTACTTCATGCTGAATTATTGGGGCGTGAAGCTCTTCGCGCGCGCGAACACGGCCATCACCGTCTTCAAGTTCGTGATTCCCGGTGCGACCATCGCGGGCCTCATTTTCACCGGATTCCATGCCGAGAACTTCGGCACGGTATCGAACTTCGCGCCCTACGGCTGGCCCGCCGTGCTGACGGCGGTGGCGACGAGCGGAATCGTGTTCAGCTTCAACGGCTTTCAAAGCCCGGTGAACCTGGCGGGCGAAGCGCGTCATCCGGGCCGCAGCGTGCCGTTCGCCGTCGTCGGTTCCATCCTGCTCGCGCTGGTCATTTATGTGCTGCTCCAGATCGCGTATATCGGCGCGGTGAATCCGAGCGACGTGATGCAGGGCTGGCACCACTTCCACTTCGCGTCGCCGTTCGCGGAACTCGCGCTCGCGCTCAACCTGAACTGGCTCGCCGTGCTGCTTTACGTCGATGCATTCGTCAGCCCGAGCGGCACCGGCACGACCTACATGGCGACGACCACGCGCATGATTTACGCGATGGAGCGCAACAACACGATGCCGAAAATCTTCGGCAACGTGCATCCGCTCTACGGCGTGCCGCGCCAGGCGATGTGGTTCAACCTGATCGTCGCGTTCATCTTCATGTTCTTTTTCCGCGGCTGGGACACGCTCGCAGCGGTGATCTCGGTGGCGACGGTCATTTCCTATCTGACCGGTCCGGTGAGCCTGATGGCGCTGCGCCGTTCCGCGCCCGATCTCGACCGTCCGCTCCGCCTGCCGCTGATGGGCGTGATCGCGCCGTTCGCGTTCGTCTGCGCATCGCTCGTGCTGTACTGGGCGAAGTGGCCGCTGACCGGACAGATCATTCTGCTGATGGTCGTCGCGCTGCCGGTGTACTTCTACTTTCAGGGCAAGACGGGCTTCGCCGGCTGGGGCCGCGACCTGAAGGCCGCGTGGTGGATGATCGGCTATCTGCCGTCGATGGCGGTGATGTCGCTCATCGGCAGCAAGCAGTTCGGCGGCAGCGGACTGTTGCCGTATGGCTGGGACATGGCGGCAGTCGCCGTGATGGCGCTGCTGTACTACTACTGGGGCGTGCACACCGGCTATCGCTCCGAGTATCTCGACGAGCGCGAGAGCCACGACGACATTCTTCACGAAGTCGGCGCGTAA
- a CDS encoding Hsp70 family protein, whose product MTYCAIDFGTSNSAVALPDGTRMRLAPVEGDATTLPTAVFFNTDEHNQSYGRAALEAYIDGFDGRLMRSMKSILGSPLAESVTDLGDGSAIKYTDVITLFLQHLKQKAQAVAAGPLTRAVLGRPVFFVDDDPRADRLAQQQLEACAHAVGFGEIRFQYEPIAAAFDYEARLTQESLVLVADIGGGTSDFSLVRVGPERARHLDRKSDVLAHHGVHVAGTDYDRRVELATILRQLGYQALDPQGREVPNRVYFDLATWHLINTVYAPKRVGEMRLMRHLYVEPRHHDRLMRVVDRRLGHALTAHAEEAKIDVSAGGVSEIDMEEIEEALRVPFDEAQLIEAGREETRRIAEAALETVKRAGISAADVGAVYFTGGTTGLRFLSDSIAAAFPGAQPVFGDRLSSVATGLGIYAQRVFA is encoded by the coding sequence ATGACTTACTGCGCGATCGATTTCGGCACGTCGAATTCCGCCGTTGCCTTGCCCGACGGCACGCGCATGCGGCTTGCGCCCGTCGAGGGCGACGCGACCACGCTGCCCACCGCCGTCTTCTTCAACACCGACGAACACAATCAGTCCTACGGCCGTGCGGCGCTCGAAGCGTATATCGACGGCTTCGACGGCCGCCTGATGCGCTCGATGAAGAGCATTCTCGGCTCGCCGCTCGCGGAGAGCGTCACCGATCTCGGCGACGGCTCAGCCATCAAGTACACCGACGTCATCACGCTCTTCTTGCAGCACCTCAAGCAGAAGGCGCAAGCGGTCGCCGCCGGGCCGCTCACGCGCGCGGTGCTGGGCCGCCCGGTGTTCTTCGTCGACGACGACCCGCGCGCCGATCGCCTGGCGCAGCAGCAGCTCGAAGCGTGCGCGCACGCTGTCGGCTTCGGCGAGATCCGCTTCCAGTACGAGCCGATCGCCGCCGCGTTCGACTACGAGGCGCGGCTCACGCAGGAAAGCCTCGTGCTGGTGGCGGACATCGGCGGCGGCACGTCGGACTTTTCGCTCGTGCGCGTGGGCCCGGAGCGCGCGCGTCATCTGGACCGCAAGAGCGACGTGCTCGCGCATCACGGCGTGCATGTCGCGGGCACGGACTACGATCGGCGCGTCGAACTCGCCACCATCTTGCGTCAACTCGGCTATCAGGCGCTCGATCCGCAGGGCCGCGAAGTGCCGAATCGCGTGTACTTCGACCTCGCGACGTGGCATCTGATCAATACCGTCTATGCGCCCAAGCGCGTCGGCGAAATGCGGCTCATGCGGCATCTGTATGTCGAGCCGCGCCACCACGACCGCCTGATGCGCGTCGTCGACCGGCGGCTCGGGCACGCGCTCACCGCGCACGCCGAAGAAGCGAAGATCGACGTGTCGGCGGGCGGGGTGTCGGAAATCGACATGGAGGAGATCGAGGAAGCGCTGCGCGTGCCGTTCGACGAAGCGCAACTGATCGAGGCGGGCAGGGAGGAAACGCGGCGCATCGCGGAAGCGGCGCTCGAGACCGTGAAGCGCGCGGGAATCAGCGCGGCGGATGTCGGCGCAGTGTACTTCACCGGCGGAACGACGGGCCTGCGCTTTCTCTCCGATTCGATCGCGGCGGCGTTTCCCGGCGCGCAGCCCGTTTTCGGCGACCGCTTGTCGAGCGTGGCGACCGGACTCGGCATCTACGCGCAGCGTGTATTTGCCTGA
- a CDS encoding SAM-dependent methyltransferase translates to MAKKSSASTSGTPDTPSKHEIRPDQSIELLKELHILTRDGKMNQDSRRKLKQVYHLFQFIEPLLADVHQRQSSVSLVDHGAGKSYLGFILYDLFFKHLRDRSHIYGIETREELVEKSEELARRLGFERMSFLNLSVAESIHSDRLPATVDVVTALHACNTATDDAIQFALQKNAKYIVVVPCCQAEVAGVLRKNKGHALSKNVLTEMWRHPLHTREFGSQITNVLRCLQLESHGYQVSVTELVGWEHSMKNELIIAQFKDLPRGRPAQRLSDVLETLGLEELRERFFAQ, encoded by the coding sequence ATGGCCAAGAAGTCTTCCGCGTCCACCTCCGGCACGCCCGATACCCCGAGCAAGCACGAAATTCGTCCGGACCAGTCCATCGAACTGCTGAAGGAATTGCACATCCTCACGCGCGACGGAAAGATGAACCAGGACAGCCGCCGCAAACTCAAGCAGGTCTATCACCTGTTCCAATTCATCGAACCGCTTCTCGCGGACGTGCATCAACGTCAAAGTTCCGTGTCGCTCGTCGATCACGGGGCGGGAAAGTCATACCTCGGGTTCATTCTCTACGATCTGTTCTTCAAGCATCTGCGCGATCGGTCACACATCTATGGCATAGAGACGCGCGAAGAGCTGGTCGAAAAGTCGGAGGAATTGGCGCGGCGCCTGGGCTTCGAGCGGATGTCGTTCCTGAATCTCTCGGTGGCCGAATCGATTCATTCCGACCGGCTGCCCGCGACCGTCGATGTCGTGACCGCGCTGCACGCATGCAATACCGCGACCGACGACGCCATCCAGTTCGCTCTGCAGAAGAACGCGAAGTACATCGTCGTGGTGCCCTGCTGTCAGGCGGAAGTCGCGGGCGTCCTGCGCAAGAACAAGGGACACGCGTTGTCGAAGAACGTGCTCACCGAAATGTGGCGGCACCCGCTGCATACACGCGAATTCGGCAGCCAGATCACGAACGTCCTGCGATGCCTCCAACTGGAATCGCACGGCTATCAGGTCAGCGTGACGGAACTCGTGGGCTGGGAACACTCGATGAAGAACGAACTCATCATCGCGCAGTTCAAGGACCTGCCGCGTGGCCGGCCGGCGCAGCGGCTCTCGGATGTGCTCGAAACGCTCGGGCTGGAAGAATTGCGCGAGCGTTTCTTTGCGCAGTAG
- the grxD gene encoding Grx4 family monothiol glutaredoxin, with translation MDTQERIKQIVDQNPVVLFMKGTAQFPMCGFSGRAIQVLKACGADQIMTVNVLEDDAIRQGIKEFSNWPTIPQLYVKGEFIGGSDIMMEMYQSGELQQLFAAA, from the coding sequence ATGGATACGCAAGAACGCATCAAGCAGATCGTCGATCAAAATCCCGTCGTGCTCTTCATGAAAGGCACCGCGCAATTCCCGATGTGCGGCTTCTCGGGCCGCGCGATTCAGGTGCTGAAGGCGTGTGGCGCCGATCAGATCATGACGGTCAACGTCCTCGAAGACGACGCCATTCGCCAGGGCATCAAGGAATTCTCGAACTGGCCGACCATTCCCCAGCTTTATGTGAAGGGCGAATTCATCGGCGGATCGGACATCATGATGGAGATGTATCAGTCCGGCGAACTGCAGCAGCTCTTCGCCGCTGCCTGA
- a CDS encoding class III extradiol ring-cleavage dioxygenase — MNRLPSVFLSHGAPTLPIDPSMPSAEFASLAATLPRPRAILMLSAHWGTAHPVASVATQPETIHDFYGFPRALYELRYPAPGAPDVARRAAALLDEQGIASATADHGLDHGAWVPLLLMFPAADIPVAQLSIQPRLDAAHHFRVGRALRALRDDGVMIVGSGQITHNLRMADFAARPEDGDARVVEFTDWFEARLTARDIDALLDYRARAPHAALMHPTDEHLLPVFGALGAAADDYRLGVQSLGTFQRALAMTHYVFSDA; from the coding sequence ATGAACCGACTTCCCAGCGTTTTCCTTTCCCACGGCGCGCCGACGCTGCCGATCGATCCGTCGATGCCGTCCGCCGAGTTCGCCTCGCTTGCCGCAACGCTGCCGCGCCCGCGCGCGATTCTGATGCTCTCCGCGCACTGGGGCACGGCGCACCCGGTGGCGAGCGTCGCGACGCAGCCCGAGACGATCCACGATTTTTACGGCTTCCCGCGCGCGCTCTATGAACTGCGCTATCCCGCGCCCGGCGCGCCGGATGTCGCGAGGCGCGCGGCCGCGTTGCTGGATGAACAAGGCATCGCCAGTGCGACGGCCGATCACGGGCTGGATCACGGCGCCTGGGTGCCGCTGCTTCTGATGTTTCCCGCCGCCGATATTCCTGTCGCGCAGCTCTCGATTCAGCCGCGCCTCGACGCCGCGCATCACTTTCGCGTCGGCCGCGCGCTGCGCGCGTTGCGCGATGACGGCGTGATGATCGTCGGTTCGGGGCAAATCACGCACAACCTGCGCATGGCGGATTTCGCCGCGCGACCCGAGGACGGCGATGCGCGCGTCGTCGAATTCACCGACTGGTTCGAAGCGCGTCTGACCGCTCGCGACATCGACGCTCTCCTCGACTATCGCGCCCGCGCGCCGCACGCCGCGCTGATGCATCCGACCGACGAACATCTGCTGCCGGTGTTCGGCGCGCTCGGCGCGGCCGCCGACGATTACCGGCTCGGCGTTCAATCGCTCGGTACGTTCCAGCGCGCGCTCGCGATGACCCACTACGTCTTCTCGGACGCGTAG